In one window of Tellurirhabdus rosea DNA:
- a CDS encoding TonB-dependent receptor domain-containing protein has protein sequence MKHPLLLLLFLACLQAQAQTPAAPAPPSVRSPVIAAGRISGTVLDAVTNKPVEFATVALLNAETGKPITGTTTDETGKFQLSNVAAGQYRIAISFMGYETRTVDPVSITVQKPEAALGVLTLKADNRTLGEVTVTAQKELIEDKEDRLVYNAEKDPTAAGGTAVDLLKKVPMLTVDPDGTIQLKGSSSIKVLINGKPSSIMARNINEALQMIPAEMIKTVEVITAPSAKYDSEGTAGVINIITKSQLQGLTGGLNAAAGNLRRNFGGNFNFKGQKLSVTGFGGVNGSNYFGGASSFRQNLRADSVVSTVEQQSTYRNTGRSFIGSFSVDYDIDTLNRVGIDASFGGEGRNTFSTRDTRTRLLNPQEFRRYNRSENGNGNMDLNFNYTRIAKRSSEQEYTFLAQYNRNDNASRYDLNQYPLPESDVINYRERNNNTNQQNELTIQTDYAYPFSTVKRRMLEVGTKAIYRDVNSDFRLENARDGSLDYQEDPRRANTFEYQQLVWATYGSFRFRTDKQWGFTFGGRFELTDINANFISTNTRFSDRYQNLMPNITLSKRLGKSQRVRLNYSQRIQRPSIAYLNPYVNYSDPKNIRSGNPYLNAELAHSVELSYNTFTQKGLTVNTTFFGRQTNNAIEQVTTVDSSGVSTSTFRNIARNATYGTNLYASVRPVKQWNLNGSVGLNYNLLNSPALQTTNQNWSYRFNLNTSLQLPKDFSLQANGSYTSRRVQLQGQSSGYYYYGFSARKEFKKQKVTFVANAENVFRLHNVVRNQFQTATFISEGINYNVIRNVRLSVNWRFGKMKAAPERERKKITNDDGKS, from the coding sequence ATGAAACATCCTTTACTTTTGTTGCTTTTCCTGGCTTGTCTGCAGGCGCAGGCACAAACCCCGGCGGCTCCGGCACCGCCGTCGGTCCGCAGTCCGGTCATCGCCGCCGGGCGCATCAGCGGAACCGTGCTGGATGCCGTCACGAACAAACCCGTGGAGTTTGCCACGGTGGCCCTGCTCAATGCCGAGACCGGCAAGCCCATCACCGGCACCACGACCGACGAAACGGGCAAGTTTCAGCTCAGCAACGTGGCCGCCGGGCAGTACCGGATTGCCATCAGTTTCATGGGCTACGAAACCCGTACGGTCGACCCCGTGTCCATCACGGTGCAGAAGCCCGAAGCCGCCCTCGGCGTGCTGACCCTGAAGGCCGACAACCGCACCCTCGGCGAAGTGACCGTCACGGCCCAGAAAGAACTGATTGAAGACAAGGAAGACCGGCTGGTGTACAATGCCGAAAAAGATCCCACCGCCGCCGGCGGCACGGCCGTAGACCTCCTCAAAAAAGTGCCCATGCTGACCGTTGACCCCGACGGCACGATCCAGCTCAAAGGCAGTTCGAGCATCAAGGTGCTCATCAACGGCAAGCCGTCGAGCATCATGGCCCGGAACATCAACGAGGCGCTGCAAATGATTCCGGCGGAAATGATCAAAACGGTGGAAGTCATCACGGCGCCGTCGGCCAAATACGATTCGGAAGGCACGGCCGGGGTCATCAACATCATCACCAAAAGCCAGTTGCAGGGCCTGACGGGCGGACTCAACGCGGCGGCGGGCAACCTCCGGCGCAATTTCGGCGGAAACTTCAATTTCAAAGGCCAGAAACTGAGCGTGACGGGCTTCGGCGGCGTCAACGGCAGCAATTACTTCGGCGGGGCGTCGTCGTTCCGGCAGAATCTCCGCGCCGACAGCGTCGTCAGCACCGTTGAGCAGCAAAGCACCTACCGCAATACGGGCCGGTCGTTCATTGGTTCGTTCAGCGTCGATTACGACATCGACACCCTCAACCGGGTGGGAATTGATGCCAGTTTTGGCGGCGAAGGCCGGAACACGTTTTCGACGCGCGACACCCGGACCCGCCTGCTGAATCCGCAGGAATTCCGCCGTTACAACCGCTCCGAAAACGGGAACGGGAACATGGACCTCAATTTCAACTACACCCGCATTGCCAAACGCAGTTCCGAACAGGAATACACGTTTCTGGCCCAGTACAACCGCAACGACAACGCCAGCCGGTACGACCTGAACCAGTACCCGCTGCCCGAAAGCGACGTGATCAATTACCGCGAACGCAACAACAACACCAACCAGCAGAACGAACTGACGATCCAGACGGATTACGCCTACCCGTTTTCGACCGTCAAACGGCGGATGCTGGAGGTGGGCACGAAGGCCATTTACCGGGATGTGAACAGTGATTTTCGGCTCGAAAACGCCCGCGACGGCTCCCTGGATTACCAGGAAGACCCGCGCCGGGCCAATACCTTCGAATACCAGCAACTGGTCTGGGCCACCTACGGCTCGTTCCGGTTCCGGACCGACAAGCAATGGGGCTTTACCTTCGGCGGGCGCTTCGAGTTGACTGACATCAACGCCAATTTTATCTCGACCAATACCCGGTTCAGCGACCGCTACCAGAACCTGATGCCGAACATTACCCTGTCGAAGCGGCTGGGCAAAAGCCAGCGGGTCCGGCTCAATTACAGCCAGCGGATTCAGCGGCCGTCGATTGCCTACCTCAACCCGTACGTCAATTATTCGGACCCCAAAAACATCCGGTCAGGCAACCCGTACCTGAACGCCGAACTGGCCCACTCGGTCGAACTGTCGTACAACACGTTCACGCAGAAGGGCCTGACGGTGAATACCACCTTCTTCGGGCGGCAGACCAACAACGCCATCGAACAGGTCACGACCGTGGACAGCAGCGGCGTATCGACCAGCACGTTCCGCAACATCGCCCGCAACGCCACCTACGGCACCAACCTGTACGCTTCCGTGCGGCCGGTGAAGCAATGGAACCTGAACGGCTCCGTCGGGCTGAACTACAACCTGCTCAACAGCCCCGCCCTCCAGACGACGAACCAGAACTGGAGCTACCGGTTCAACCTGAACACGTCGCTGCAACTGCCGAAGGATTTCAGTCTGCAGGCCAACGGCTCGTACACCTCCCGCCGGGTGCAGTTGCAGGGCCAGTCGTCGGGCTATTATTATTACGGCTTCTCGGCGCGGAAGGAGTTCAAGAAGCAGAAAGTGACGTTTGTGGCCAATGCCGAAAACGTCTTCCGGCTGCATAACGTCGTTCGGAACCAGTTCCAGACGGCCACGTTTATTTCGGAGGGCATCAACTACAACGTCATCCGCAACGTCCGGCTCTCGGTCAACTGGCGTTTCGGCAAGATGAAAGCCGCCCCCGAACGCGAACGCAAAAAGATCACGAACGACGACGGGAAAAGCTAA
- a CDS encoding SusC/RagA family TonB-linked outer membrane protein: MNPPRTIDLKVLAVTITGVVKGDDGGVLPGVNVVEKGTMNGFSTDKDGKYKITVANENSILVFSYIGYTSQEVPVNKQRTIDVKLIAENKSLQEVVVVGYGTQRKESVVGAITQVDNKALMRSGTTNITNAIAGKLSGVLTMQQSGEPGSDHSEIIIRGLSSWNGSQPLVMVDGVERDFRDMDPNEIATISVLKDASATAVFGAKGANGVIIVTTKRGVIGKPKLDFTGSYGVSKATRIPDHISSHTTMSMYNMALMNGQQFQDLIPQYALDQYRKPSTPLNALRYPDVNWFDIMTKEFAPTGNANFNVSGGTNSVKYFASLGYSYQGDFFKAYNQGYDDTRYWYHRFNYRTNIDFNLTSSSTLSLNVGGETGLKNQPSSTPWRNLYSTGPSRYPAYFPAWVLEQVPDPDYPNDRGDRLAMNFGEFTGNPYTSMNQGSFNRYLDSKLFTDLILDQKLDFLTPGLTLRGKVSMSTYYRNRSLTATYTFPEYQLNYDKIGTEENPWFRNGQGNEMFQQGPLDINVGELENDYYKDLYLEASMGYSRTFGKSSVTGLALVNRQQKDKTTEFPYYNQGVVGRGTYDYDGRYLMEVNVGYTGSERFAPGRRYGFFPSGAVGWVASEERFIKESLPWLSKLKFRYSDGKVGSDIAANRWLYLSDYFKDNSGYIHEDLGPNPISQWEEARKRDFGVEIGLWNNRFNFSVDLFDEQREKMLLVPRTVTMLVGNSFKELNRGQLKKHGIEIETEYRNSTGMGLSYFVKGIFGFNENRIIFKDDLPYAFDYQKEQGKPLGAQLSGVQLTGSGYYTSIDDIHNNTAAIDLQKLNVGDYKFLDFNADGRVTNLDKYPIRGSDYAPLTYSFSSGFSYKKFDFNFMFTGNVGKYVEFNQPYEVEFIKGDWRVHSSQLDYWTPTNPGANHATLHYSGGGSTDNLFWGGGEADRGFDIMVENRFWRNSDYLRLREVYASYTFNSPMLKRVLGTSNLVFFVTANNIWTATKLIEGDPERKDFNQGFYPTMASIRFSLKAAF; this comes from the coding sequence ATGAATCCGCCTCGAACCATTGATCTGAAAGTGCTGGCCGTCACGATTACCGGGGTCGTTAAGGGCGACGACGGGGGCGTGCTGCCGGGCGTGAACGTGGTGGAAAAAGGAACCATGAACGGTTTCTCCACCGATAAGGACGGGAAATACAAGATTACCGTCGCCAACGAAAACTCGATTCTGGTTTTCAGTTACATTGGATACACCTCTCAGGAAGTTCCGGTAAACAAACAGCGGACCATCGACGTCAAGCTGATTGCCGAAAACAAATCGCTGCAGGAAGTGGTCGTGGTCGGCTACGGCACGCAGCGCAAGGAAAGCGTCGTGGGGGCCATCACGCAGGTGGACAACAAAGCCCTGATGCGCTCCGGTACCACCAACATCACCAACGCCATCGCCGGTAAACTCTCGGGCGTACTGACCATGCAGCAGAGCGGCGAACCGGGCAGCGACCACTCCGAAATCATTATCCGCGGTCTGTCGAGCTGGAACGGCTCCCAGCCGCTGGTGATGGTCGACGGTGTGGAACGCGACTTCCGGGACATGGACCCCAACGAAATTGCGACAATCTCGGTCCTGAAAGACGCCTCGGCCACGGCCGTTTTCGGGGCGAAAGGGGCCAACGGCGTCATCATCGTGACGACCAAGCGCGGCGTCATCGGCAAACCGAAACTGGACTTTACGGGCTCGTACGGGGTCTCGAAGGCCACCCGCATTCCGGACCACATCAGCTCGCACACCACCATGTCGATGTACAACATGGCGCTGATGAACGGCCAGCAGTTTCAGGACCTCATTCCGCAGTACGCCCTGGACCAGTACCGCAAGCCGTCGACGCCGCTGAACGCCCTCCGTTACCCGGACGTGAACTGGTTCGACATCATGACGAAGGAGTTTGCGCCGACCGGCAATGCCAACTTCAACGTGTCGGGCGGGACCAACTCCGTGAAATACTTCGCCTCGCTGGGCTATTCGTACCAGGGCGACTTTTTCAAGGCGTACAACCAGGGCTACGACGATACGCGCTACTGGTACCACCGGTTCAACTACCGCACCAACATCGATTTCAACCTGACCAGCAGCAGCACGCTGTCCCTGAACGTGGGCGGCGAAACGGGTCTGAAAAACCAGCCCAGCAGCACGCCCTGGCGGAACCTGTACTCCACGGGCCCGTCGCGCTACCCGGCCTACTTCCCGGCCTGGGTGCTCGAACAGGTGCCCGACCCGGATTATCCGAACGACCGCGGCGACCGCCTGGCGATGAACTTCGGGGAATTCACCGGCAACCCGTATACGTCCATGAACCAGGGCTCGTTTAACCGGTACCTGGATTCCAAGCTGTTTACGGACCTGATCCTGGACCAGAAACTCGACTTCCTGACCCCCGGCCTGACCCTGCGCGGGAAGGTGTCGATGAGTACGTATTACCGCAACCGTTCGCTCACGGCGACCTATACCTTCCCCGAATACCAGCTTAATTACGATAAGATTGGGACGGAAGAAAACCCCTGGTTCCGCAACGGGCAGGGCAATGAAATGTTCCAGCAGGGGCCGCTCGACATCAACGTGGGCGAACTCGAAAACGACTATTACAAAGACCTGTACCTCGAAGCGTCGATGGGCTACAGCCGCACGTTCGGCAAAAGCAGCGTAACGGGTCTGGCGCTGGTGAACCGGCAGCAGAAGGACAAAACAACCGAATTCCCGTATTACAACCAGGGCGTTGTCGGTCGCGGCACGTACGATTACGACGGCCGTTACCTGATGGAGGTGAACGTCGGCTACACGGGTTCCGAACGCTTTGCGCCGGGCCGCCGGTATGGTTTCTTCCCGTCCGGAGCCGTCGGCTGGGTGGCGTCGGAAGAGCGGTTCATCAAGGAATCTCTGCCCTGGCTCAGCAAACTGAAGTTCCGCTACTCGGACGGAAAAGTGGGGAGCGACATTGCCGCCAACCGCTGGCTGTACCTGAGCGATTACTTCAAGGACAACTCCGGATACATTCACGAAGACCTCGGCCCCAACCCGATTTCGCAGTGGGAGGAAGCCCGCAAACGGGACTTCGGCGTGGAGATTGGCCTGTGGAACAACCGCTTCAACTTCAGCGTGGACCTCTTCGACGAACAGCGCGAGAAAATGCTGCTCGTGCCGCGTACGGTGACGATGCTGGTGGGCAACTCCTTCAAGGAACTGAACCGCGGGCAGCTGAAGAAACACGGGATCGAGATCGAAACCGAGTACCGCAACAGCACCGGCATGGGCCTGAGCTACTTCGTGAAAGGGATTTTCGGCTTCAACGAAAACCGGATTATCTTCAAGGATGACCTGCCCTATGCCTTCGACTACCAGAAAGAGCAGGGCAAACCGCTGGGCGCGCAGCTGAGCGGGGTGCAGCTGACCGGCAGCGGGTACTACACGTCGATTGACGACATTCACAACAATACGGCGGCCATCGACCTCCAGAAGCTGAACGTTGGAGACTACAAATTCCTGGATTTCAACGCCGACGGCCGGGTGACCAACCTCGACAAATATCCCATCCGGGGTTCCGACTACGCGCCGCTGACGTACTCGTTCTCGTCGGGTTTCTCGTACAAAAAGTTTGATTTCAACTTTATGTTCACGGGCAACGTCGGCAAGTACGTGGAGTTCAACCAACCCTACGAGGTCGAGTTCATCAAAGGCGACTGGCGCGTACACTCTTCGCAGCTGGACTACTGGACGCCGACCAACCCGGGAGCCAACCACGCCACCCTGCACTATTCGGGCGGCGGCAGCACGGACAACCTGTTCTGGGGCGGTGGAGAAGCCGACCGCGGCTTCGACATCATGGTCGAGAACCGCTTCTGGCGCAACTCCGACTACCTGCGTCTGCGGGAAGTCTACGCCTCGTACACGTTCAACTCTCCGATGCTGAAGCGGGTGCTGGGAACGTCCAATCTGGTTTTCTTCGTGACGGCCAACAACATCTGGACGGCCACCAAGCTCATCGAAGGCGACCCCGAGCGCAAGGACTTCAACCAGGGTTTCTACCCGACGATGGCCTCGATCCGATTCTCCCTCAAAGCGGCATTCTAA
- a CDS encoding RagB/SusD family nutrient uptake outer membrane protein, whose protein sequence is MKKIFALLFAPLLLMVLTFSCKNDYLDKAPESGLTTADVFSKYDNFKRYFDDIYEGNRNDAGTWRGYNIKNAFSLYFDFWDQKYTMESLTDMSDMGRSMDAQVIKAGQISAIINKMTYDQARRPILGSMFYIIRKCNLSLQNIKMLKDVNETDINDFKGQAYFIRGFAHFELFRLWGAMPYLTKVIGPDDEWDIPRLSKHETLIRIAADMDTAAMYFEKADLMRRDPGPGVAGHLNNPEQKRPTGVAAKAMKARALLYAASPLNNELGAKDWEEAAKANWEAIKLAEQYGYTLLPLADYKKNYIGTTYSNEQLWGWYAGTKAYNAGDLQGQVNGIFGGSKTGFSGECPTQNMVDKFETKWGEPLNTEADRAAAAAAGHYKEQDPYANRDPRFYIDIIYNTAPVPGYGTAKIYYETNNGAAVYAEMLDQSYAGVTRTGYYERKTWGEQSVKNKTTPQYTDPLIRLGELYLNYAEAANEAYGPNGAAPGSALTAMQALNKIRNRAGMPDVLAAFASSKDKLRDRIKNERTIELCFEGGHYYHDIRRWKDVPRIMSGTLYKVEIEKVPTSATYPTGYKYTRMPLPADRQVRWKEAMYYLPFNTDDMYKMKKFVPNEVW, encoded by the coding sequence ATGAAAAAGATTTTTGCCCTCCTGTTCGCGCCGTTGCTGCTGATGGTTCTGACATTTTCCTGTAAGAACGATTACCTCGACAAGGCACCCGAATCGGGCCTGACCACGGCCGACGTGTTTTCCAAGTACGATAACTTCAAGCGTTATTTTGACGATATCTACGAAGGAAACCGGAACGATGCCGGAACCTGGCGCGGCTATAACATAAAAAATGCCTTCTCGCTCTATTTCGACTTCTGGGACCAGAAGTACACCATGGAATCGCTGACGGACATGAGCGACATGGGCCGGAGCATGGATGCGCAGGTCATCAAAGCGGGCCAGATTTCGGCCATTATCAACAAAATGACCTACGACCAGGCCCGCCGGCCCATTCTCGGTTCGATGTTCTACATCATCCGGAAATGCAACCTCTCGCTCCAGAACATCAAGATGCTGAAGGATGTGAACGAGACGGATATCAACGATTTCAAGGGGCAGGCCTACTTTATCCGGGGATTCGCGCACTTTGAACTCTTCCGCCTCTGGGGAGCGATGCCGTACCTGACCAAGGTGATTGGTCCGGATGACGAATGGGACATTCCCCGCCTCTCCAAGCACGAAACGCTGATCCGGATCGCCGCCGACATGGATACGGCCGCAATGTACTTCGAGAAAGCCGACCTCATGCGCCGCGACCCCGGTCCGGGCGTGGCCGGCCACCTCAACAACCCCGAGCAGAAACGTCCGACGGGCGTAGCGGCCAAGGCGATGAAAGCCCGGGCCCTGCTCTATGCCGCCAGCCCGCTCAACAACGAACTGGGCGCCAAAGACTGGGAAGAAGCCGCCAAAGCCAACTGGGAAGCCATCAAACTGGCCGAACAATATGGCTATACGCTGCTGCCGCTGGCGGATTACAAGAAAAACTACATCGGAACCACCTACTCCAACGAGCAGCTCTGGGGCTGGTATGCCGGCACGAAGGCGTACAACGCGGGCGATCTGCAGGGGCAGGTCAACGGCATTTTCGGCGGCAGCAAAACCGGTTTCTCCGGCGAATGCCCGACCCAGAACATGGTCGACAAATTTGAGACCAAGTGGGGCGAACCGCTGAATACGGAAGCCGACCGGGCCGCCGCCGCCGCCGCCGGGCACTACAAGGAGCAGGACCCGTACGCCAACCGCGACCCGCGTTTCTACATCGACATCATTTACAACACGGCTCCGGTTCCGGGCTACGGCACCGCCAAGATTTACTACGAAACCAACAACGGGGCGGCCGTTTACGCCGAAATGCTGGACCAGTCGTATGCCGGAGTGACGCGCACGGGCTACTACGAGCGGAAAACCTGGGGCGAACAGAGCGTCAAGAACAAGACGACACCCCAGTACACCGACCCGCTGATCCGCCTCGGCGAGCTTTACCTCAACTACGCCGAAGCGGCCAACGAAGCCTACGGTCCCAACGGGGCGGCTCCGGGTTCGGCCCTGACGGCGATGCAGGCCCTGAACAAAATCCGCAACCGCGCCGGAATGCCGGACGTGCTGGCGGCCTTCGCTTCGTCCAAGGACAAGCTCCGCGACCGCATCAAAAACGAACGGACCATCGAACTGTGCTTCGAAGGCGGACACTATTACCACGATATCCGCCGCTGGAAAGACGTTCCGCGCATCATGTCCGGCACGCTCTACAAGGTGGAAATCGAAAAGGTGCCGACGAGCGCTACTTATCCGACGGGCTACAAGTACACCCGTATGCCGTTGCCGGCCGACCGCCAGGTGCGCTGGAAGGAAGCCATGTATTATCTGCCGTTCAACACGGACGATATGTACAAGATGAAAAAATTTGTGCCCAACGAAGTGTGGTAG
- a CDS encoding SusC/RagA family TonB-linked outer membrane protein — MKNLYQNRGFIGLLLLLLCLTGATQAQDKAGRKARVVKIHLKVTDEKGNPVPKAAVVVGEGRLYAETNAFGDYDFEAAPEEVVTVSTFGYDKFVSPVGEIVTRSVIELKRANLFGTFDDVVPMPFMDIKKRNATGGYNVLRTTDLEKYPSNDLRNAFTGLVPGLDVIERDGSPGLNAEEQLGFFRVTEKISNATRGRNPIYIIDDIPTDVTEMPLDPQEIETVTVVKDIVGKTMLGPRAADGIIYIKTKRGRKNERVLNVNAEQGVSVVDRFPGWASGAEYARLNNVARTNSALPALYSESAIGEYAKNDPYNMYYPSVDFRQMMLKNTKAFRRYNLSSTGGNDVVQYSAYLGYNGEGDIYKMGAKSDYNRLNVRSNIDVKINDLIKIKFDFFGGVSFRRSSNYGYNSNFTSDDGNTNTALDLVELNTALNDITNTPPIAFPVYAAFGDNPVAPWYAVSSNSSFRQNPIGNLMHNGYYTETGRTGASNMTFEYDMKEMVPGLKSRTYVGFNLYNSVRIGKAEDYIAYIVTPGKTASGADTTRLSKVHDGVDMAGMAKLHDYYTQRFVVYQNLSYEKAWNGHDLQAGATYYISKNARNGIEEPQRQQNGIFTGRYSFRDRYMFHGVLNYAGTSGFAKGKRYALFPAVGLGWVLSEEPFMQKIKGIDYLKLRAEGGVLGFESFLTPFLYLDRWGVNTSGSAFGPYSTGQWFGSNTDNSVYRTTPSRIGNPDLTWETRKEFSVGLDALVLNRKLSLELTYFNNLRDGIVSQLANTVPFVGGISTARPWYNYNKVRYFGVETGLQYSDQIGALRFSVGGNAAVQSSKILMWDEPKYRFEYQSRIGLPIDAFWGQTYVGKFASDADTRQVPQIYDEVLMKGDLKYQDMNGDGVVDDNDQSRIGNTTPRLTYALNLRVSYRNFELTGLGTGRAFYDIPMTNKYFWSGWGDNNYSNFVKNNIDGQYPRLTYYKVNNNFINSSFWLRDGGFFKIQNVELAYNLPVGAGNIFGSRGARLFVRGANLLTISKIKDVDPESINSGVTVYPLFKTFTGGFKLTF, encoded by the coding sequence GTGAAAAACCTTTACCAAAACCGCGGCTTTATCGGGTTGCTGCTGTTGCTGCTGTGCCTGACGGGCGCGACGCAGGCGCAGGACAAAGCAGGCCGGAAAGCGCGGGTCGTGAAAATACATCTGAAGGTGACCGACGAAAAGGGCAATCCGGTTCCCAAAGCCGCCGTGGTGGTGGGCGAGGGCCGTCTCTACGCGGAAACCAATGCGTTCGGGGATTACGATTTTGAGGCAGCCCCGGAGGAAGTCGTTACGGTCAGTACGTTCGGATACGACAAATTTGTGTCGCCGGTGGGCGAAATCGTGACCCGCAGCGTCATCGAACTGAAGCGGGCCAACCTCTTCGGGACCTTCGACGACGTGGTGCCGATGCCGTTTATGGACATCAAAAAACGGAACGCGACGGGCGGCTACAACGTCCTGCGCACCACCGACCTCGAAAAATACCCGTCCAATGACCTGCGCAACGCCTTCACCGGGCTGGTGCCGGGTCTGGACGTCATCGAACGGGACGGCTCGCCGGGGCTGAACGCCGAGGAACAGCTGGGCTTTTTCCGGGTGACCGAAAAAATCAGCAACGCCACCCGCGGCCGTAACCCAATTTACATCATCGACGACATTCCCACGGACGTGACCGAAATGCCGCTCGACCCGCAGGAAATCGAAACGGTAACGGTCGTCAAGGACATTGTCGGAAAAACAATGCTGGGCCCCCGCGCCGCCGACGGGATTATTTACATCAAGACCAAACGCGGCCGCAAAAACGAACGCGTCCTGAACGTCAACGCCGAACAGGGCGTCAGCGTCGTGGACCGCTTCCCGGGCTGGGCCTCGGGTGCCGAATACGCCCGCCTGAACAACGTGGCCCGCACCAACAGCGCCCTGCCGGCGCTCTACAGCGAATCGGCCATCGGGGAATACGCCAAAAACGACCCGTACAACATGTACTACCCAAGCGTGGATTTCCGGCAGATGATGCTGAAAAACACGAAGGCGTTTCGGCGGTACAACCTGTCGTCGACGGGCGGTAACGACGTGGTGCAGTACAGCGCCTACCTCGGTTACAACGGCGAAGGCGACATCTACAAGATGGGCGCGAAGTCGGATTACAACCGGCTCAATGTCCGCTCCAACATCGACGTCAAGATCAACGACCTGATCAAGATCAAGTTCGACTTCTTCGGCGGGGTGAGCTTCCGGCGGTCGTCCAACTACGGATACAACTCCAACTTCACCAGCGACGACGGCAACACGAACACCGCCCTCGACCTGGTCGAGCTCAATACGGCCCTGAACGACATCACCAACACGCCGCCGATTGCCTTCCCGGTCTACGCCGCTTTCGGCGACAATCCGGTGGCACCCTGGTACGCGGTCAGTTCCAACTCCAGCTTCCGCCAGAACCCGATCGGTAACCTGATGCACAACGGCTACTACACGGAAACCGGCCGGACGGGCGCGTCGAACATGACCTTCGAGTACGACATGAAGGAAATGGTGCCGGGCCTCAAATCGCGGACGTACGTAGGCTTCAACCTCTACAACAGCGTGCGCATCGGGAAGGCCGAAGACTACATTGCCTACATCGTGACGCCGGGCAAAACGGCCTCCGGTGCGGACACCACCCGCCTGTCGAAGGTACACGACGGCGTAGACATGGCGGGGATGGCCAAGCTGCACGATTACTACACGCAGCGGTTTGTGGTCTACCAGAACCTGAGCTACGAAAAAGCCTGGAACGGGCACGACCTGCAGGCCGGGGCCACCTACTACATTTCCAAAAATGCCCGCAACGGCATCGAGGAACCGCAGCGCCAGCAGAACGGCATCTTCACGGGCCGCTACAGCTTCCGCGACCGCTACATGTTCCACGGCGTGCTGAACTACGCCGGGACGTCCGGCTTCGCCAAAGGCAAGCGCTATGCCCTGTTCCCGGCCGTGGGTCTGGGTTGGGTGCTGTCCGAAGAGCCGTTCATGCAGAAAATCAAAGGCATCGATTACCTGAAGCTGCGGGCAGAAGGCGGTGTGCTGGGCTTCGAAAGCTTCCTGACGCCGTTCCTGTATCTCGACCGCTGGGGCGTCAACACCAGCGGCTCGGCCTTCGGACCGTATTCGACCGGGCAGTGGTTCGGCAGCAACACGGACAACTCCGTTTACCGGACTACCCCGAGCCGCATCGGCAACCCGGACCTGACCTGGGAAACCCGCAAGGAGTTCAGCGTGGGTCTGGATGCGCTGGTGCTGAACCGCAAACTGTCGCTGGAACTGACCTACTTCAATAACCTCCGCGACGGCATTGTGTCGCAGCTGGCCAACACGGTGCCGTTCGTCGGCGGCATTTCGACCGCGCGGCCCTGGTACAACTACAACAAAGTCCGGTACTTCGGCGTCGAAACGGGCCTGCAATACAGCGACCAGATCGGCGCGCTGCGGTTCTCGGTAGGGGGGAATGCCGCCGTTCAGAGCAGCAAAATCCTGATGTGGGATGAACCGAAATACCGGTTCGAGTACCAGTCGCGCATTGGCCTGCCCATCGACGCCTTCTGGGGACAGACCTACGTCGGGAAATTTGCCAGCGATGCCGATACCCGCCAGGTGCCGCAGATTTACGACGAAGTGCTGATGAAAGGTGACCTGAAATACCAGGACATGAACGGCGACGGCGTCGTGGACGACAACGACCAGAGCCGGATCGGCAACACCACGCCGCGTCTGACGTATGCCCTGAACCTGAGGGTCAGCTACCGGAATTTCGAACTGACCGGCCTCGGCACCGGCCGGGCGTTCTACGACATTCCGATGACCAACAAGTACTTCTGGAGCGGCTGGGGCGACAACAACTACTCGAATTTTGTGAAGAACAACATCGACGGCCAGTATCCGCGCCTGACGTATTACAAGGTGAACAACAACTTCATCAACTCCAGTTTCTGGCTGCGGGACGGTGGTTTCTTCAAAATTCAGAACGTCGAACTGGCTTACAACCTGCCCGTGGGCGCCGGCAACATCTTCGGCTCGCGGGGTGCCCGGCTGTTTGTCCGGGGCGCCAATCTGCTGACGATCTCGAAGATCAAGGATGTTGATCCGGAATCGATCAACTCCGGCGTGACGGTGTACCCCCTGTTCAAAACCTTCACCGGAGGCTTTAAACTTACTTTCTAG